AGTTTTTTTCGATTGATTGAAATGCTTCATCTGTATGGTAATTAGCACAAAAGACAAAACGACCGAGGCCAGATCGCTGATCGGCAGACTCCACCACACGCCGTCCAACCCCATGAATCGGGGGATAATCAGCAAACAGGGAATCAGGAAGATGATCTGGCGCGTCAGGCTCAGGAAAATAGCCTTATGGCTGAAGCCGATGCTTTGGAAGAATTGCGTCGTGGTAACTTGAAAGCCGACCAGAGAAAGCCCGATCAAGGCCGTGCGAAGAGCCGAAGCAGATAGCTCTATCATCTGTTCGCTATTGGTGAATAGACTCACGATCGTCCTCGGCATAAGCATAGCCAGAGCAAAACCGAGAAAGCTGACCAGTAGATTGACGCCACAACTGTAGCGATAGGCCGACTTCACCCGTCCCGGATTTTTAGCCCCGTAGTTGAAACCTACGATCGGCTGCATCCCCTGAGCCACACCGATGATAATCATGAAAAAGAGCATGGCATAGCCATTGATAATCCCGAATGCTCCGATGGCCAAGTCGGTAGCATCTGCTGTCTCGCCGTAGGATACGAAAGAACGATTCATGATGATATTGACCAGACTGCCCGTAAGGTGCATGGCGAAGGGTGCTACCCCTATAGCCGTTATGCCGCCGATCACCGGCAGGGACAGGCGGAAAGCCGAGCGGTGGAAACGTACGATACTGTCCTTACGGAAAAAGTGCGAAAGGACGTAGACCGAACATACTATCATGGAGATGACAGTCGCTATGGCGGCTCCGCTTATCCCCATCCCCAACGGATAGATGAAGATGTAGTCCAGCACCACGTTCGTCATAGCCCCGATGATCATCGTAATCATGGCCTTGCGCGGATAGCCCGAA
This genomic stretch from Porphyromonas gingivalis ATCC 33277 harbors:
- a CDS encoding MATE family efflux transporter, encoding MSSQQIQALESEKIPKLLFHYALPAVVGTAVNSLYNIVDRIFIGNGVSEYALSGLAITFPILIFLMAFGMLVGAGASVRVSILLGRKDIKEAEHTLANAIFLTFFTQALTIIPCYIFMEPLLRLFGASERTLPYAMEYLQYVVPANIFSALSFGYNAIMRASGYPRKAMITMIIGAMTNVVLDYIFIYPLGMGISGAAIATVISMIVCSVYVLSHFFRKDSIVRFHRSAFRLSLPVIGGITAIGVAPFAMHLTGSLVNIIMNRSFVSYGETADATDLAIGAFGIINGYAMLFFMIIIGVAQGMQPIVGFNYGAKNPGRVKSAYRYSCGVNLLVSFLGFALAMLMPRTIVSLFTNSEQMIELSASALRTALIGLSLVGFQVTTTQFFQSIGFSHKAIFLSLTRQIIFLIPCLLIIPRFMGLDGVWWSLPISDLASVVLSFVLITIQMKHFNQSKKTTFAE